The following are from one region of the Macaca thibetana thibetana isolate TM-01 chromosome 2, ASM2454274v1, whole genome shotgun sequence genome:
- the LOC126946709 gene encoding LOW QUALITY PROTEIN: adenosylhomocysteinase-like (The sequence of the model RefSeq protein was modified relative to this genomic sequence to represent the inferred CDS: inserted 1 base in 1 codon) produces MSDKLPYKVADIGLAAWGRKALDIAENEMPGLMRMWEQYLASKPLKGARIAGCLHMTVETAILIETLIALGAEVQWSSCNIFSTQDHAAAAIANAGIPVYAWKGEMDEEYLWCIEQTLYFKDGPLNMILDDGGDLTNLIHTKYPQLLSGIRGISEETTTGVHNLYKMMANGILKVPAINVNDSVTKSKFDNLYGCRESLIDGIKRATDVMIAGKVAVVAGYGXVGKGCAQALWGFGACVIITEIDPINALQAAMEGYEVTTMDEACQEGNIFVTTTGCVDIILGWHFEQMKDNAIVCNIGHFDVEIDVKWLNENAVEKVNIKPQMDRYRLKNGRRIILLAEGWLVNLGCAMGHPSFVMSNSFTNQVMAQIELWTHPDKYPVGVHFLPKKLDEAVAEAHLGKLNVKLTKLTEKQAQYLGMSRDGPFKPDHNRY; encoded by the exons ATGTCTGACAAACTGCCCTACAAAGTCGCTGACATCGGACTGGCTGCCTGGGGACGCAAGGCCCTGGACATTGCTGAGAACGAGATGCCGGGCCTGATGCGTATGTGGGAGCAGTACTTGGCCTCCAAGCCACTGAAGGGTGCTCGTATTGCTGGCTGCCTGCACATGACAGTGGAGACGGCCATCCTCATTGAGACCCTCATCGCCCTGGGTGCTGAGGTGCAGTGGTCCAGCTGCAATATCTTCTCCACCCAGGACCATGCGGCAGCTGCCATTGCTAACGCTGGCATTCCGGTGTATGCCTGGAAGGGCGAAATGGACGAGGAGTACCTGTGGTGCATTGAGCAGACGCTGTACTTCAAGGACGGGCCCCTCAACATGATTCTGGATGACGGGGGCGATCTCACCAACCTCATCCACACCAAGTACCCGCAGCTCCTGTCAGGCATCCGAGGCATCTCTGAGGAGACAACGACTGGGGTCCACAACCTCTACAAGATGATGGCCAATGGGATCCTCAAGGTGCCTGCCATCAATGTCAATGACTCCGTCACCAAGAGCAAGTTTGACAACCTCTATGGCTGCCGGGAGTCCCTCATAGATGGCATCAAGCGGGCCACAGATGTGATGATTGCCGGCAAGGTAGCGGTGGTAGCAGGCTATG GAGTGGGCAAGGGCTGTGCCCAGGCCCTGTGGGGTTTCGGGGCCTGTGTCATCATCACTGAGATTGACCCCATCAATGCACTGCAGGCTGCCATGGAAGGCTATGAGGTGACCACCATGGATGAGGCCTGTCAGGAGGGCAACATCTTTGTCACCACCACAGGCTGTGTTGACATCATCCTTGGCTGGCACTTTGAGCAGATGAAGGATAATGCCATTGTGTGTAACATTGGACACTTTGACGTGGAGATCGATGTCAAGTGGCTCAATGAGAACGCCGTGGAGAAGGTGAACATCAAGCCGCAGATGGACCGGTACCGGCTGAAGAATGGGCGCCGCATCATCCTGCTGGCTGAGGGTTGGCTGGTCAACCTGGGTTGTGCCATGGGCCACCCCAGCTTCGTGATGAGTAACTCCTTCACCAACCAGGTGATGGCACAGATCGAGCTGTGGACCCATCCAGACAAGTATCCCGTTGGGGTTCACTTCCTGCCCAAGAAGCTGGATGAGGCAGTGGCTGAAGCCCACCTGGGCAAGCTGAATGTGAAGTTGACCAAGCTGACTGAGAAGCAAGCCCAGTACCTGGGCATGTCCCGTGATGGCCCCTTCAAGCCAGATCACAACCGCTACTGA